A window of the Macaca nemestrina isolate mMacNem1 chromosome X, mMacNem.hap1, whole genome shotgun sequence genome harbors these coding sequences:
- the LOC105483640 gene encoding cylicin-1 isoform X2, with amino-acid sequence MSLPRNLEERINEDIWTWHSLCRLEVNIRTYDNSIPISESSRKSWNQKHFALTFPKPPQRGTNDKSRPLKSQITVTSFQRHDQRKLEEGQKPAHVWIRHSLRKILQRPPIYTAAREQTPFRHLYTSKTHLKKAEYKNSKDEKRGTPLKKDSKKKGGSYATNPESKQTVEDEKTKRQNEADKTPLKSSHENEPSKKSKPNSETNPESQNSKTVSKNYSQKDKKDSKNSKKTNTKFLYTKNNPKKDLKRSRTSNDAISEICSENSLNADFLMLVGESDDESINFDTCLRNYSQNNSKKPAKKDTKKSAKKSSDAESEDSKDVKKDSKKDKKNAKKDDKKKDVKKDTDSTDAESGDSKDARKDTKKDKKNLKKDDKKKDTKNYPESTDTESGDAKDANEDSRKSKKASKKDDKKKDAKKSTVSTDSESELESKKSQKDEKKDKKGSKTDNKKSVKSDEESTDADSEPKGDSKKGKKDEKKGRKDSKKDDRKKDAKKNAESTETESDLELKKEKKDSKKERKGSKKDVKKDARKDTESTDAEFDESSKTGFKTSTQIKSSDTESEEALYKPGAKKKIDESYGISANSKLEGLELRRGFRMPSKKTTFKEKGEKASIGRVPPSRERPPLPACEPSLPSPKVKRLCRCKMPPPPPKPRYAPLPEAPWIHKLL; translated from the exons TCAGTGAATCAAGCAGAAAATCATGGAATCAAAAACACTTTGCTTTGACATTTCCCAAACCACCCCAGAGAGGTACAAATGATAAATCAAGACCTTTGAAATCACAAATAACAGTTACT TCTTTTCAGAGGCATGACCAAAGAAAACTAGAGGAAGGCCAGAAACCAGCTCATGTATGGATAAGgcattctttaagaaaaattttgcaaCGACCACCTATTTACACAGCTGCCAGGGAACAGACTCCATTCAGACATCTTTATACTTCCAAAACCCATCTTAAAAAAGCAGAATATAAGAACTCCAAAGATGAAAAAAGAGGAACACCTTTGAAGaaagattccaagaaaaaaggAGGCTCATATGCAACAAATCCAGAATCCAAGCAAACAGTagaagatgagaaaactaaaagaCAAAACGAGGCAGATAAAACTCCCTTAAAATCATCACATGAAAATGAACCATCTAAGAAGTCAAAACCcaattcagaaacaaatccagaatCCCAAAATTCtaagacagtctcaaaaaattattcacaaaaagataagaaagattCAAAGAATTCCAAGAAGACGAACACTAAATTCTTATATACAAAGAACAATCCAAAGAAAGATTTGAAGAGGTCAAGGACTAGTAATGATGCCATATCAGAGATTTGCTCAGAAAATAGTTTAAATGCTGATTTCCTCATGTTAGTGGGAGAGTCTGATGATGAATCCATAAATTTTGATACATGCTTAAGGAATTATTCACAGAATAATTCAAAGAAGCCTGCAAAGAAGGACACAAAAAAGAGTGCAAAGAAAAGCTCTGATGCTGAATCTGAAGACTCAAAGGATGTTAAGAAAGATtcaaagaaagataagaaaaatgcCAAGAAAGATGACAAGAAAAAGGATGTAAAGAAGGACACAGATTCTACTGATGCTGAATCTGGAGACTCAAAGGATGCAAGGAAAGATACAAAGAAggataagaaaaatttaaagaaagatgaCAAGAAAAAGGACACAAAGAATTACCCAGAGTCTACTGATACTGAATCAGGAGACGCAAAGGATGCAAACGAAGATTCAAGAAAGTCAAAGAAGGCTTCAAAGAAAGATGACAAGAAAAAGGATGCGAAGAAAAGTACAGTCTCTACTGATTCTGAATCTGAATTGGAGTCAAAGAAAAgtcagaaagatgaaaaaaaggataaaaaaggttcaaagacagataataaaaagTCTGTCAAGAGTGATGAAGAATCTACTGATGCTGACTCTGAACCAAAAGGAGATtcaaaaaagggtaaaaaggatgaaaagaagggaaggaaagattCAAAGAAAGATGACAGAAAGAAGGATGCAAAGAAAAATGCGGAATCTACTGAAACTGAATCTGATTTggagttaaagaaagaaaagaaagactcaaagaaggaaaggaaaggttcAAAGAAAGATGTCAAGAAGGATGCAAGGAAGGACACAGAATCTACTGATGCTGAATTTGATGAATCTTCCAAGACAGGCTTTAAAACATCTACACAAATCAAAAGTTCAGATACTGAATCTGAAGAGGCACTATATAAACCTGGGGCTAAGAAGAAAATTGATGAATCGTATGGCATATCTGCAAATTCAAAGCTGGAAGGACTGGAATTAAGGAGAGGATTCAGAATGCCATCCAAAAAGACTACATTCAAGGAAAAAGGGGAAAAGGCAAGTATAGGTAGAGTTCCTCCATCAAGAGAAAGACCACCACTCCCTGCTTGTGAGCCTTCTCTACCATCACCAAAAGTCAAACGTCTTTGTCGGTGCAAgatgcctcctccacctccaaaaCCAAGATATGCTCCTTTG CCTGAAGCACCGTGGATTCATAAGCTGCTTTAA
- the LOC105483640 gene encoding cylicin-1 isoform X1, which translates to MSLPRLNLEERINEDIWTWHSLCRLEVNIRTYDNSIPISESSRKSWNQKHFALTFPKPPQRGTNDKSRPLKSQITVTSFQRHDQRKLEEGQKPAHVWIRHSLRKILQRPPIYTAAREQTPFRHLYTSKTHLKKAEYKNSKDEKRGTPLKKDSKKKGGSYATNPESKQTVEDEKTKRQNEADKTPLKSSHENEPSKKSKPNSETNPESQNSKTVSKNYSQKDKKDSKNSKKTNTKFLYTKNNPKKDLKRSRTSNDAISEICSENSLNADFLMLVGESDDESINFDTCLRNYSQNNSKKPAKKDTKKSAKKSSDAESEDSKDVKKDSKKDKKNAKKDDKKKDVKKDTDSTDAESGDSKDARKDTKKDKKNLKKDDKKKDTKNYPESTDTESGDAKDANEDSRKSKKASKKDDKKKDAKKSTVSTDSESELESKKSQKDEKKDKKGSKTDNKKSVKSDEESTDADSEPKGDSKKGKKDEKKGRKDSKKDDRKKDAKKNAESTETESDLELKKEKKDSKKERKGSKKDVKKDARKDTESTDAEFDESSKTGFKTSTQIKSSDTESEEALYKPGAKKKIDESYGISANSKLEGLELRRGFRMPSKKTTFKEKGEKASIGRVPPSRERPPLPACEPSLPSPKVKRLCRCKMPPPPPKPRYAPLPEAPWIHKLL; encoded by the exons TCAGTGAATCAAGCAGAAAATCATGGAATCAAAAACACTTTGCTTTGACATTTCCCAAACCACCCCAGAGAGGTACAAATGATAAATCAAGACCTTTGAAATCACAAATAACAGTTACT TCTTTTCAGAGGCATGACCAAAGAAAACTAGAGGAAGGCCAGAAACCAGCTCATGTATGGATAAGgcattctttaagaaaaattttgcaaCGACCACCTATTTACACAGCTGCCAGGGAACAGACTCCATTCAGACATCTTTATACTTCCAAAACCCATCTTAAAAAAGCAGAATATAAGAACTCCAAAGATGAAAAAAGAGGAACACCTTTGAAGaaagattccaagaaaaaaggAGGCTCATATGCAACAAATCCAGAATCCAAGCAAACAGTagaagatgagaaaactaaaagaCAAAACGAGGCAGATAAAACTCCCTTAAAATCATCACATGAAAATGAACCATCTAAGAAGTCAAAACCcaattcagaaacaaatccagaatCCCAAAATTCtaagacagtctcaaaaaattattcacaaaaagataagaaagattCAAAGAATTCCAAGAAGACGAACACTAAATTCTTATATACAAAGAACAATCCAAAGAAAGATTTGAAGAGGTCAAGGACTAGTAATGATGCCATATCAGAGATTTGCTCAGAAAATAGTTTAAATGCTGATTTCCTCATGTTAGTGGGAGAGTCTGATGATGAATCCATAAATTTTGATACATGCTTAAGGAATTATTCACAGAATAATTCAAAGAAGCCTGCAAAGAAGGACACAAAAAAGAGTGCAAAGAAAAGCTCTGATGCTGAATCTGAAGACTCAAAGGATGTTAAGAAAGATtcaaagaaagataagaaaaatgcCAAGAAAGATGACAAGAAAAAGGATGTAAAGAAGGACACAGATTCTACTGATGCTGAATCTGGAGACTCAAAGGATGCAAGGAAAGATACAAAGAAggataagaaaaatttaaagaaagatgaCAAGAAAAAGGACACAAAGAATTACCCAGAGTCTACTGATACTGAATCAGGAGACGCAAAGGATGCAAACGAAGATTCAAGAAAGTCAAAGAAGGCTTCAAAGAAAGATGACAAGAAAAAGGATGCGAAGAAAAGTACAGTCTCTACTGATTCTGAATCTGAATTGGAGTCAAAGAAAAgtcagaaagatgaaaaaaaggataaaaaaggttcaaagacagataataaaaagTCTGTCAAGAGTGATGAAGAATCTACTGATGCTGACTCTGAACCAAAAGGAGATtcaaaaaagggtaaaaaggatgaaaagaagggaaggaaagattCAAAGAAAGATGACAGAAAGAAGGATGCAAAGAAAAATGCGGAATCTACTGAAACTGAATCTGATTTggagttaaagaaagaaaagaaagactcaaagaaggaaaggaaaggttcAAAGAAAGATGTCAAGAAGGATGCAAGGAAGGACACAGAATCTACTGATGCTGAATTTGATGAATCTTCCAAGACAGGCTTTAAAACATCTACACAAATCAAAAGTTCAGATACTGAATCTGAAGAGGCACTATATAAACCTGGGGCTAAGAAGAAAATTGATGAATCGTATGGCATATCTGCAAATTCAAAGCTGGAAGGACTGGAATTAAGGAGAGGATTCAGAATGCCATCCAAAAAGACTACATTCAAGGAAAAAGGGGAAAAGGCAAGTATAGGTAGAGTTCCTCCATCAAGAGAAAGACCACCACTCCCTGCTTGTGAGCCTTCTCTACCATCACCAAAAGTCAAACGTCTTTGTCGGTGCAAgatgcctcctccacctccaaaaCCAAGATATGCTCCTTTG CCTGAAGCACCGTGGATTCATAAGCTGCTTTAA